The proteins below come from a single Agromyces flavus genomic window:
- a CDS encoding LytR/AlgR family response regulator transcription factor, protein MTQIDVLIADDERPVLDELEALLRRDERVRDIRRASSGSEAIRLLSEHAVDAAFLDIHMPGLSGFDLARALSRFGSAPAIVFVTADEAGAVEAFDFQAVDFILKPIRRERLHRAVSRILAARDSGRGPDVDDDVVPDEHIAVRVGNVMRVVRRSDVRWVQAQGDYSRLVTDSDSHLIREPISDLEERWAAAGFIRVHRSYLVDRAAITTVRLVGAHPTLTVAGEEIPVSRRSISVVREAILQPRSDAR, encoded by the coding sequence ATGACGCAGATCGACGTGCTCATCGCCGACGACGAGCGACCCGTGCTCGACGAGCTCGAGGCGCTCCTGCGGCGCGACGAGCGCGTGCGCGACATCCGCCGCGCGTCATCCGGTTCGGAGGCGATCCGCCTGCTCTCCGAGCACGCGGTGGATGCGGCGTTCCTCGACATCCACATGCCCGGGCTCTCGGGCTTCGACCTGGCGCGGGCGCTCTCGCGGTTCGGCTCGGCCCCCGCGATCGTGTTCGTGACGGCCGACGAGGCCGGCGCCGTCGAGGCGTTCGACTTCCAGGCGGTCGACTTCATCCTCAAGCCGATCCGGCGCGAACGGCTCCATCGGGCGGTGTCGCGGATCCTCGCGGCCCGCGACTCCGGACGCGGACCCGATGTCGACGATGACGTCGTGCCCGACGAGCACATCGCCGTGCGGGTCGGCAACGTCATGCGCGTGGTCCGGCGCAGCGACGTGCGCTGGGTGCAGGCGCAGGGCGACTACTCGCGCCTGGTCACCGACTCCGACAGCCACCTCATCCGCGAGCCGATCTCCGACCTCGAGGAGCGATGGGCGGCGGCCGGATTCATCCGCGTGCACCGCTCGTACCTCGTCGACCGCGCCGCGATCACGACCGTGCGCCTCGTCGGCGCGCATCCGACGCTCACGGTCGCGGGTGAGGAGATCCCGGTGAGCCGCCGCTCGATCTCCGTCGTGCGCGAGGCGATCCTGCAGCCGCGGAGCGACGCGCGATGA
- a CDS encoding SRPBCC domain-containing protein: MTDHPQPAVIDAAAFTVRRTIRIAAPVEKVWAAVTEPEHISRWFGRTVLDGTGPGATGTMTFEGYGAVPIRVEAIDAPRAVTYRWGNDDARGRLEDHVDEGTSTVFNFTLEAVADGTQLTVVETGFDRTSDPAANMAAHQEGWVSELDKLIALFEPAEGAA, from the coding sequence ATGACCGACCACCCCCAGCCCGCCGTGATCGACGCCGCCGCGTTCACGGTGCGTCGCACCATCCGCATCGCCGCCCCCGTCGAGAAGGTCTGGGCGGCCGTCACCGAGCCCGAGCACATCTCGCGCTGGTTCGGGCGCACCGTCCTCGACGGCACCGGCCCGGGCGCGACCGGCACCATGACCTTCGAGGGCTATGGCGCGGTTCCCATCCGGGTCGAGGCGATCGACGCCCCGCGCGCGGTGACCTACCGCTGGGGCAACGACGACGCCCGCGGGCGGCTCGAGGACCACGTCGACGAGGGGACCTCGACGGTCTTCAACTTCACCCTCGAGGCCGTGGCGGATGGCACGCAGCTCACCGTGGTCGAGACGGGCTTCGACCGCACGTCCGACCCGGCCGCGAACATGGCCGCACATCAGGAGGGCTGGGTGTCCGAGCTCGACAAGCTCATCGCGCTGTTCGAGCCCGCCGAGGGCGCCGCGTGA
- a CDS encoding VOC family protein: MAELAPIHPCLWFDSQAREAMEYYVSVFPDSRLDRIDEYPDEKLDEHFTGMSGKVLNGQFTLNGVPFTCLDGGPLFTFNESISFMVSCADQDEIDYYWSKLSHVPESEQCGWCKDRFGLSWQVVPANMGELTRTPAQIRVMMRQKKIVIAELENA; this comes from the coding sequence ATGGCCGAGCTCGCACCGATCCATCCCTGCCTCTGGTTCGACAGCCAGGCACGCGAGGCGATGGAGTACTACGTCAGCGTCTTCCCCGACTCGCGCCTCGACCGGATCGACGAGTACCCCGACGAGAAGCTCGACGAGCACTTCACGGGGATGTCGGGCAAGGTGCTGAACGGGCAGTTCACCCTCAACGGCGTGCCGTTCACGTGCCTCGACGGCGGGCCGCTGTTCACCTTCAACGAGTCGATCTCGTTCATGGTGTCGTGCGCCGACCAGGACGAGATCGACTACTACTGGTCGAAGCTCTCGCACGTGCCCGAATCCGAGCAGTGCGGATGGTGCAAGGACCGGTTCGGGCTGAGCTGGCAGGTCGTCCCGGCGAACATGGGCGAGCTCACGCGCACGCCCGCGCAGATCCGGGTCATGATGCGCCAGAAGAAGATCGTGATCGCCGAGCTCGAGAACGCCTGA
- a CDS encoding YciI family protein, whose translation MARDPNVPHAFDVYTIVILRRPADAPDLPEAELDALQSRHLAYRAELARNGVLVVNGPFDEQSDPSYRGMSVFACDPAEAARLSDQDPSVVAGRLAYDVMEWWVRAGSLAFPCATGPVGDRRSMPDD comes from the coding sequence ATGGCACGCGATCCCAACGTCCCCCACGCGTTCGACGTCTACACGATCGTGATCCTGCGGCGACCCGCCGATGCGCCGGACCTGCCGGAGGCCGAGCTCGATGCCCTGCAGTCCCGCCACCTCGCCTACCGGGCCGAGCTCGCGCGCAACGGCGTGCTCGTCGTGAACGGGCCGTTCGATGAGCAGAGCGATCCGTCGTACCGTGGCATGTCGGTCTTCGCGTGCGACCCCGCCGAGGCGGCGCGCCTGTCCGACCAGGATCCGTCGGTCGTCGCGGGCCGCCTCGCATACGACGTGATGGAGTGGTGGGTCCGGGCGGGCTCGCTGGCCTTCCCGTGCGCGACCGGACCGGTCGGCGACCGCCGCTCGATGCCCGACGACTGA
- a CDS encoding GNAT family N-acetyltransferase, whose protein sequence is MSSDRIQVSGETYLFRRARSEDVRDLIALLAADSLRASEFGSGDADQAAYMSAFEVIDADAAQLLVAVEGPDARIVGTMQLTFIPGLSRGGATRMQVEAVRVADDHRGNGLGSAMIRWAVDLARERGARLVQLTSDARRADAHRFYERLGFDASHVGFKLFL, encoded by the coding sequence GTGAGCTCTGATCGAATCCAGGTCTCCGGTGAGACCTACCTGTTCCGTCGCGCACGTTCGGAGGACGTTCGCGACCTGATCGCCCTTCTCGCCGCGGACTCATTGCGCGCATCCGAGTTCGGATCCGGCGACGCCGATCAGGCCGCCTACATGAGCGCGTTCGAGGTGATCGACGCCGATGCGGCCCAGCTGTTGGTCGCGGTGGAGGGGCCCGACGCCAGGATCGTCGGCACGATGCAGCTCACCTTCATCCCGGGCCTGTCCCGCGGCGGCGCGACACGGATGCAGGTCGAAGCCGTGCGCGTTGCCGACGACCACCGCGGCAACGGCCTCGGATCGGCGATGATCCGGTGGGCCGTCGACCTTGCCCGCGAGCGCGGTGCGAGGCTCGTCCAGCTCACATCCGATGCCCGCCGTGCCGATGCGCACCGCTTCTACGAACGGCTCGGGTTCGACGCGTCGCACGTCGGGTTCAAGCTGTTCCTCTGA
- a CDS encoding HNH endonuclease signature motif containing protein, whose amino-acid sequence MRIRDGGCRFPGCARRATTTDLDHTTAWAHGGRTDADNLAHLCRSHHRLKHHTGWRMHHRPDGTIHWTSPAGHHLTTHPEHPFTPVGAPPEHQPHPPAPQPLEPPSHDSTADIGERDDPPWAARAA is encoded by the coding sequence CTGCGCATCCGTGACGGCGGCTGCCGATTCCCGGGCTGTGCCCGCCGCGCCACCACCACCGACCTCGACCACACCACCGCATGGGCGCACGGCGGCCGAACCGACGCGGACAACCTCGCCCACCTCTGCCGATCACACCACCGCCTCAAACACCACACCGGATGGCGCATGCACCACCGACCCGACGGCACCATCCACTGGACCTCACCCGCCGGACACCACCTCACCACCCACCCCGAACACCCCTTCACCCCCGTCGGCGCACCACCCGAACACCAACCACACCCGCCAGCGCCGCAGCCCCTAGAGCCGCCCTCGCATGACTCGACTGCCGACATCGGTGAACGCGACGACCCGCCATGGGCCGCACGCGCGGCGTGA
- a CDS encoding ArsR/SmtB family transcription factor encodes MTTATLVPVFAALGDETRWSILAALGEGDASASALAGRLPVTRQAIAKHLAVLQEVGLVEPVRVGREVRYRVIGSQLSDTARRLDAIGAEWERRLASIKEIAEGL; translated from the coding sequence GTGACCACGGCGACGCTGGTTCCCGTGTTCGCCGCACTCGGCGACGAGACGCGGTGGAGCATCCTGGCCGCGCTCGGCGAGGGCGACGCCTCGGCGTCCGCCCTCGCCGGGCGGCTGCCCGTCACGCGCCAGGCGATCGCGAAGCACCTCGCCGTGCTGCAGGAGGTCGGCCTCGTCGAACCCGTGCGCGTCGGCCGCGAGGTGCGGTACCGGGTGATCGGGTCGCAGCTCAGCGACACCGCGCGCCGGCTCGACGCGATCGGCGCCGAGTGGGAGCGCCGCCTCGCGTCGATCAAGGAGATCGCCGAAGGGCTCTGA
- a CDS encoding sodium/solute symporter: MSPLLVVGAIALVVLVAAAISVYGLRISRTTSDFFVASRTVRPIWNASAISGEYLSAGTFLGLSGLVLLSGSDAFWFPIGYAAGYFLVLAFAAAPLRRSGAYTIPDFIHARLDSLAARRVTSILVMVIGWLYIVPQFQGAALALNVVADIPPWVGAVTVAIVVSGSVAAGGMRSITFVQAFLFWLKLAALAVPVIFFVIALGPHEPTIDPDLVFPAEHGPGGLDTYATASLLVALLLGTIGLPHVLVRFYTSPTGTSARWTTVIVIGLVSVFYMVSGTIGLVARATAPDLAQPGVADTVALLLPSRLIPGVAGDLLTALVIAGALAAFLGTSSGLVVSLSSVVSQDLFHGTVRSFRWAAVFTTAIPLLVALATVPQALVSSVGNVFVFAASALSPVIVLGIWWRRLTARGAIAGMLVGSILCAAALVASSALRTADVEAGVISTLLAQPGAWTIPAATLACLVVSLVDRRRRPTNTERMLGRLHTPEQPRAVPLPRVDGSA; encoded by the coding sequence ATGAGTCCGCTGCTCGTCGTCGGCGCGATCGCGCTCGTCGTGCTCGTGGCCGCCGCGATCAGCGTCTACGGACTGCGGATCTCGCGCACGACGAGTGACTTCTTCGTCGCGTCGCGCACGGTGCGACCTATCTGGAACGCCTCCGCGATCAGCGGCGAGTACCTCTCGGCGGGCACGTTCCTCGGCCTGTCGGGCCTCGTGCTGCTCTCGGGCTCCGACGCGTTCTGGTTCCCCATCGGGTACGCGGCCGGATACTTCCTGGTGCTCGCGTTCGCGGCCGCGCCGCTGCGCCGAAGCGGTGCCTACACGATCCCCGACTTCATCCATGCGCGACTCGACTCGCTCGCCGCACGTCGCGTCACGAGCATCCTGGTGATGGTCATCGGATGGCTGTACATCGTGCCGCAGTTCCAGGGGGCCGCGCTCGCGCTCAACGTCGTCGCCGACATCCCGCCGTGGGTCGGCGCCGTCACCGTCGCGATCGTCGTGAGCGGATCGGTCGCCGCGGGCGGCATGCGCTCGATCACGTTCGTGCAGGCGTTCCTCTTCTGGCTCAAGCTCGCGGCACTCGCGGTGCCGGTCATCTTCTTCGTCATCGCGCTCGGCCCCCACGAGCCGACGATCGATCCCGACCTGGTCTTCCCCGCCGAGCACGGGCCGGGCGGACTCGACACCTACGCGACGGCGTCGCTGCTGGTCGCGCTGCTGCTCGGCACGATCGGCCTGCCCCACGTGCTCGTGCGGTTCTACACGAGCCCGACGGGAACGTCCGCGCGGTGGACGACCGTCATCGTGATCGGGCTGGTGAGCGTGTTCTACATGGTGTCGGGCACGATCGGCCTGGTGGCCCGGGCGACCGCGCCGGACCTCGCGCAACCCGGTGTCGCCGACACCGTGGCCCTCCTGCTGCCGTCGCGCCTCATCCCGGGGGTCGCCGGCGACCTGCTGACCGCGCTCGTCATCGCCGGCGCGCTCGCGGCGTTCCTGGGCACGTCGTCGGGCCTCGTGGTGTCGCTGTCGAGTGTCGTCAGCCAGGACCTGTTCCACGGCACCGTGCGCTCGTTCCGGTGGGCGGCGGTGTTCACGACCGCGATCCCGCTGCTCGTCGCCCTCGCGACCGTGCCGCAGGCGCTGGTGTCCTCGGTCGGCAACGTGTTCGTCTTCGCGGCCTCGGCCCTCTCGCCCGTCATCGTGCTCGGCATCTGGTGGCGCCGCCTCACCGCGCGCGGCGCCATCGCGGGGATGCTCGTCGGCTCGATCCTCTGCGCCGCGGCACTCGTCGCGTCATCCGCCCTGCGCACCGCCGACGTCGAGGCCGGCGTGATCTCGACGCTGCTCGCGCAGCCCGGCGCGTGGACCATCCCCGCGGCGACGCTCGCGTGCCTCGTCGTCTCGCTGGTCGACCGGCGCAGGCGACCCACGAACACCGAGCGCATGCTCGGCCGGCTGCACACGCCCGAGCAGCCCCGCGCCGTTCCGCTTCCGCGGGTCGACGGCTCGGCGTAG
- a CDS encoding aminoglycoside phosphotransferase family protein, with product MTAPTVDVSLARELVDGRFPEWAGLPLRAVEPGGFDHRSFRLGDELVVRIPSGSAYVPQVAKEQAWLPRLGPELPLPIPRIVGVGEPSARFPFPWSVYGWIEGETAATAPIGDEVRFAEDIAGFLVTLRSIDAAGGPGPGPHCASRGAPVSQWDEEVEALLPRIGDPGVRARAAAIWQDAVAEPYRGAPVWFHGDVAQANLLVREGRLSAVIDFGCAGVGDPACDTVIAWTVFSGASRRAFVRAYDVDDSTWARGRGWALWKVLILLDSPERRWVQLARRTLAALLEEDVRGTA from the coding sequence ATGACGGCTCCGACCGTCGACGTCTCCCTCGCGCGCGAGCTCGTGGACGGTCGGTTCCCGGAGTGGGCGGGGTTGCCGCTGCGGGCCGTCGAGCCGGGCGGATTCGACCACCGGTCGTTCCGGCTCGGCGACGAGCTCGTGGTCCGCATCCCGAGCGGGTCGGCGTACGTGCCGCAGGTCGCGAAGGAACAGGCCTGGCTGCCGCGGCTCGGACCTGAACTGCCGCTGCCGATCCCCCGCATCGTCGGCGTCGGCGAGCCATCCGCCCGTTTCCCGTTCCCCTGGTCGGTGTACGGCTGGATCGAGGGCGAGACAGCCGCGACCGCACCGATCGGCGACGAGGTCCGGTTCGCCGAGGACATCGCGGGATTCCTGGTGACCCTTCGGAGCATCGACGCAGCGGGTGGGCCGGGGCCCGGGCCGCATTGCGCCTCTCGCGGCGCTCCGGTGTCGCAGTGGGACGAGGAAGTCGAGGCGCTCCTCCCCCGCATCGGCGACCCAGGTGTGCGGGCTCGCGCCGCGGCCATCTGGCAGGATGCGGTCGCCGAGCCGTACCGCGGTGCGCCGGTGTGGTTCCACGGCGATGTGGCTCAGGCGAACCTGCTCGTCCGCGAAGGCCGCCTCTCAGCGGTCATCGACTTCGGATGCGCCGGGGTCGGCGATCCCGCGTGCGACACCGTCATCGCGTGGACGGTGTTCAGCGGGGCGTCGCGTCGCGCGTTCGTGCGAGCCTACGACGTCGACGACTCGACCTGGGCGCGCGGACGCGGCTGGGCGCTGTGGAAGGTCCTGATCCTGCTCGATTCGCCCGAGCGGCGTTGGGTGCAGTTGGCACGCCGGACGCTCGCGGCGCTGCTGGAGGAGGACGTCAGAGGAACAGCTTGA
- the ectB gene encoding diaminobutyrate--2-oxoglutarate transaminase → MSGAAALDVFDRRESEVRGYIRAFPTVFDRAVGSTLVDADGREYLDFFAGAGVLNYGHNNPAFTRALIEYLERDGIIHGLDMATSAKKAFIEAFERLVLEPRGLDHKLQFTGPTGANAVEAALKVARQATGRSTVVAFTNAFHGLSMGALAATGNSHYRGAAGVGLDDIARLPYDGYLGPDVDTLDLFEKMLDDPGSGVDLPAAVIVEAVQGEGGINVASAPWLRRLRAITEARGILLILDEIQAGVGRTGTFFAFEHAGIVPDIVTVSKSISGSGLPMSLVLLRPDVDVWKPGAHTGTFRGNNLAFVSARVALETYWADSALTDGVVAKGEFLRGELERIAHEYPELGFVVRGRGLMMGIACDADPTLAGRVSKAAFERGLVIETSGAFDEVLKFLPALTISEDELRRGLAIVRESLAAVLGG, encoded by the coding sequence ATGAGCGGCGCCGCAGCACTTGACGTCTTCGACCGCCGCGAGTCGGAGGTCCGGGGATACATCCGCGCGTTCCCGACCGTGTTCGACCGTGCGGTCGGATCGACCCTCGTCGACGCCGACGGCCGCGAGTACCTCGACTTCTTCGCCGGTGCCGGCGTGCTGAACTACGGGCACAACAACCCGGCGTTCACGCGCGCGCTGATCGAGTACCTCGAGCGCGACGGCATCATCCACGGACTCGACATGGCGACCTCCGCGAAGAAGGCGTTCATCGAGGCGTTCGAACGCCTCGTGCTCGAGCCGCGCGGCCTCGACCACAAGCTCCAGTTCACCGGCCCGACCGGCGCGAACGCGGTCGAGGCGGCGCTCAAGGTCGCCCGTCAGGCCACCGGCCGTTCGACGGTCGTCGCGTTCACGAACGCGTTCCACGGCCTGAGCATGGGCGCGCTCGCAGCGACCGGGAACAGCCACTACCGTGGCGCCGCGGGCGTCGGGCTCGACGACATCGCGCGCCTTCCGTACGACGGCTACCTCGGACCGGATGTCGACACCCTCGACCTGTTCGAGAAGATGCTCGACGACCCGGGTTCCGGAGTCGACCTGCCCGCCGCGGTCATCGTCGAAGCGGTGCAGGGTGAGGGCGGCATCAACGTCGCGAGCGCCCCCTGGTTGCGGCGTCTCCGGGCGATCACCGAGGCTCGCGGCATCCTGCTGATCCTCGACGAGATCCAGGCCGGCGTCGGCCGCACCGGCACCTTCTTCGCGTTCGAGCACGCCGGCATCGTGCCCGACATCGTCACGGTCTCGAAGTCGATCTCGGGCTCGGGCCTGCCGATGTCGCTCGTGCTGCTGCGTCCCGACGTGGATGTGTGGAAGCCGGGCGCGCACACGGGCACGTTCCGCGGCAACAACCTCGCGTTCGTCTCCGCGCGGGTCGCACTCGAGACGTATTGGGCCGACTCCGCGCTCACCGACGGCGTGGTCGCCAAGGGCGAGTTCCTGCGCGGTGAGCTCGAGCGGATCGCCCACGAGTACCCCGAGCTCGGCTTCGTCGTGCGCGGTCGCGGCCTCATGATGGGCATCGCGTGCGACGCCGACCCCACGCTCGCCGGCCGCGTCTCGAAGGCGGCGTTCGAGCGGGGCCTCGTGATCGAGACCTCCGGCGCGTTCGACGAGGTGCTCAAGTTCCTGCCCGCCCTCACGATCAGCGAGGACGAGCTGCGCCGTGGCCTCGCGATCGTGCGCGAGAGCCTCGCCGCAGTGCTCGGCGGCTGA